A single Arcobacter sp. FWKO B DNA region contains:
- the trmD gene encoding tRNA (guanosine(37)-N1)-methyltransferase TrmD: protein MKFTFVTLFSNLIEFYFKDSILKKAIEKDLIKYEFYNPREYSTNKHKKVDDYLCSGGAGLLMTPQPLFDTLEDIKSKNPDSYIIFPLAAAKPFRQNDAKRLAKKKNIVFVCGRYEGIDERVIEEYADEVFSIGEYILTGGELASLVMCDAISRNVDGVLGNSESLDMESYESDLLEAPSFTKPESFQNLSVPSAFLKGNHSKIANLKFQMSICKTKYYRPDKGKNNEK from the coding sequence ATGAAATTTACATTTGTGACACTATTTTCAAATTTGATAGAATTTTATTTTAAAGATTCTATATTAAAAAAAGCAATAGAGAAAGATTTGATAAAGTATGAATTTTATAATCCAAGGGAGTATTCTACAAATAAACACAAGAAAGTGGATGATTATTTGTGTAGTGGTGGAGCAGGGCTTCTTATGACTCCACAACCTCTTTTTGATACTTTGGAAGATATAAAATCAAAAAATCCTGATTCTTATATAATATTTCCACTTGCTGCTGCAAAACCATTTCGTCAAAATGATGCAAAAAGATTGGCAAAAAAGAAAAATATTGTTTTTGTTTGTGGAAGATATGAAGGTATTGATGAAAGGGTAATTGAAGAGTATGCGGATGAAGTTTTTAGTATAGGTGAATATATCTTAACAGGCGGTGAACTAGCCTCTTTAGTGATGTGTGATGCAATTTCTAGAAATGTAGATGGTGTTTTGGGAAATAGTGAATCTTTAGATATGGAAAGCTATGAATCTGACCTTTTAGAAGCACCATCTTTTACGAAACCTGAAAGTTTTCAAAATTTAAGTGTTCCTTCAGCTTTCTTAAAGGGAAATCATAGTAAAATTGCCAACTTAAAATTTCAGATGTCGATTTGTAAAACAAAATACTACAGACCTGATAAAGGAAAAAACAATGAAAAATAG
- the ilvA gene encoding threonine ammonia-lyase, with the protein MVTLKDITDARKRLDGIIHKTPLAFAPTLSKNHGGEIYIKKENLQLTGSFKLRGAFNKIALLNESQKKAGVVASSAGNHAQGVAFAAKYFGIEATIFMPETTPLTKVSGVRDLGANVVLKGGKYDEAYMYAKEYSEQLNKTFVHPYADDEVIAGQGTIALEILDQIKDIDTFVVPIGGGGLISGIAIAAKAINPNIKVIGVVASGARAMKDSYEAKTPIDSIDVKTIADGIAVRDVSPKMLDLVLEHIDEVVEVEDKEIANAILFLVEKQKLVVEGAGAAGVAAVMHGKVNTNGAKIALPLSGGNIDVTMLSLIIEKGLVKSSRKMNLMVTLVDKPGSLTRLTEIFRDCQANIVYIDYDRNSVQLDFGDANITISLETKGEVHQEEIRNMLKSNGYRFKEL; encoded by the coding sequence ATGGTAACATTAAAAGATATAACTGATGCAAGAAAAAGACTTGATGGCATAATACATAAAACTCCTTTGGCATTTGCTCCAACACTAAGCAAAAATCATGGTGGTGAAATATACATAAAAAAAGAAAACTTACAACTTACTGGAAGCTTCAAACTTCGTGGAGCTTTTAATAAAATTGCACTTTTAAACGAATCTCAAAAAAAAGCTGGTGTAGTAGCTTCAAGTGCGGGAAATCATGCTCAAGGGGTAGCCTTTGCAGCAAAATACTTTGGTATTGAAGCAACTATTTTTATGCCTGAGACCACACCGCTTACAAAGGTTAGTGGAGTAAGAGACCTTGGTGCAAATGTTGTACTCAAAGGTGGTAAATATGATGAAGCATATATGTATGCTAAAGAGTATTCAGAACAACTCAATAAAACTTTTGTCCACCCATACGCAGATGATGAAGTAATAGCTGGACAAGGGACAATTGCCCTTGAAATTTTAGATCAAATCAAAGATATAGATACTTTTGTTGTCCCTATTGGTGGTGGTGGATTAATTAGTGGTATAGCAATAGCTGCAAAAGCCATCAACCCAAATATAAAAGTAATAGGTGTAGTTGCAAGTGGTGCAAGAGCTATGAAAGACTCATATGAAGCAAAAACTCCAATTGATTCTATAGATGTAAAAACAATTGCTGATGGTATAGCTGTAAGGGATGTGAGTCCAAAAATGCTTGATTTGGTTTTAGAACATATTGACGAAGTAGTTGAAGTTGAAGATAAAGAAATAGCAAATGCAATTTTATTTTTGGTTGAAAAACAAAAACTTGTAGTTGAAGGTGCTGGGGCTGCTGGGGTTGCTGCTGTAATGCATGGCAAAGTAAATACAAATGGAGCGAAAATTGCATTACCGCTCAGTGGTGGAAATATTGATGTTACAATGCTTTCACTTATTATTGAAAAAGGTCTTGTAAAATCAAGCAGAAAAATGAATCTTATGGTAACACTTGTAGATAAACCAGGTTCTTTAACAAGACTTACAGAAATATTTAGAGATTGTCAAGCAAATATTGTATATATTGATTATGACAGAAATTCGGTACAACTTGACTTTGGGGATGCAAATATTACTATTTCTCTTGAGACAAAAGGTGAAGTTCATCAAGAAGAGATAAGAAATATGCTAAAATCAAATGGATATAGATTTAAAGAACTTTAA
- a CDS encoding COG3400 family protein → MKQILVILDGIVAKKLLERMVQANTLDNLYDIVYTDKSLISDDYPVNFRFYEFDPTSLFKLETLLGKMFPSEVLVVLDSKDDTIYTIKNIRHIKHNIEVIVYDPWGIDFKSDEHIYRYDSTQISANGLLERLPNIPVVAQNIGLRAGEIMEIKIPFGSSFAYRYIGSIEQIEWKIFGLYRNQKMIPIRPSLILKPEDIILAIGKPPVLMQVYSAISKNDGMFPMPFGQNIFLFIDMYIQEVGEILNAVNESLILHKRLNNKKLIIKIARPTTLELINKIKDMTLDYDGVIVEVDYYNLGFKNIIKQDIKKYNIGLMILTNTLMAFKEAIVDIFSLRIPILKLVGSSSLSLTKSSVVFLNDTKSYEQISPVIMDISSQLKLDIRVFDYDPVGHGGRGELLKHFENLSKIFSKEVKITTNGKNPIRELRHYTDSLQILPLKKDMLKNRWLKIFSTDSDIIAYEFNDINQLLIPIIEE, encoded by the coding sequence TTGAAACAAATTTTAGTAATACTTGATGGTATTGTAGCAAAAAAACTATTAGAAAGAATGGTGCAAGCTAATACCTTAGATAATCTATATGATATAGTATATACAGATAAATCACTAATTAGCGATGACTATCCAGTAAATTTCAGGTTTTATGAATTTGATCCAACTTCCTTATTTAAGCTTGAGACGCTCTTAGGTAAGATGTTTCCTAGTGAAGTGTTAGTAGTGCTTGATAGTAAAGATGATACTATCTACACAATCAAAAATATCAGACATATAAAACATAATATTGAAGTAATAGTTTATGATCCTTGGGGTATTGATTTTAAGTCAGATGAGCATATATACAGATATGACAGCACTCAAATATCAGCTAATGGTTTATTAGAAAGACTTCCAAATATCCCAGTAGTAGCTCAAAATATAGGTCTTCGTGCTGGGGAGATAATGGAAATAAAAATTCCATTTGGTAGCTCATTTGCATATAGATATATAGGTAGTATAGAGCAAATTGAGTGGAAGATTTTTGGACTTTACAGAAATCAAAAAATGATACCAATTCGCCCTTCACTTATACTAAAGCCAGAAGATATAATATTAGCTATTGGGAAGCCACCAGTTTTGATGCAAGTTTATAGTGCTATATCAAAAAATGATGGAATGTTTCCTATGCCTTTTGGTCAAAATATATTTTTATTTATTGATATGTATATACAAGAAGTTGGTGAGATATTAAATGCAGTTAATGAATCATTGATACTTCACAAGAGACTTAACAATAAAAAATTGATTATAAAAATAGCAAGACCAACTACTCTTGAGTTAATCAATAAAATAAAAGATATGACCCTTGATTATGATGGAGTTATAGTAGAAGTTGATTACTATAATTTAGGGTTTAAAAATATTATAAAACAAGATATTAAAAAATACAATATAGGTTTAATGATATTAACAAACACTTTGATGGCATTTAAAGAAGCAATAGTTGATATTTTTAGTCTAAGAATTCCAATTTTAAAACTTGTTGGTAGTAGCAGTTTAAGTCTTACAAAATCAAGTGTAGTTTTTTTGAATGATACAAAAAGTTATGAACAAATTTCACCTGTAATTATGGATATTTCATCACAGTTAAAACTTGATATAAGAGTTTTTGATTATGACCCAGTAGGACATGGTGGAAGAGGTGAGCTTTTGAAACATTTTGAAAATTTATCTAAAATATTTTCAAAAGAGGTTAAGATTACAACAAATGGTAAAAATCCAATAAGAGAGCTTAGACATTATACCGATTCTTTACAAATTTTACCACTAAAAAAAGATATGTTAAAAAATCGTTGGCTAAAAATATTTTCAACAGATAGTGATATAATAGCATATGAATTTAATGATATTAATCAGTTGTTAATACCGATTATTGAAGAATGA
- the murC gene encoding UDP-N-acetylmuramate--L-alanine ligase has translation MKVHFIGIGGIGLSAIARFLNFSGHSVSGSDMKESLITKKLVNEGIKVTVPHNSDTIDNQDIVIYSAAVKQNNCELQAAREKELKILSRKEALPLILSHSKNYCVAGAHGKSTTTAILTAILQSSALIGAESKEFDSNFRFVSEDLVSFEADESDGSFLNSNPYCAIVTNAEPEHMEFYKYDLEKFYGAYESFLKLAKIRVINAEDEFLSGLDLDAIRLYPSKDIKNLSFMLRKDEPYTKFELKDLGEFEVYGFGFHIALDASLAILAALNEVSLPTIKQNIKKYKGIKKRFDVLQKCDHFILIDDYAHHPTEVEATIKSVTMYQELSGIKESIAIWQPHKYSRTISNLEHFRRCFSGIDKLIILPVYSAGEEKQEIDFKSEFSFYNPIFATHIKTDNCKVEVYNNDVIIETLTHGIITGFGAGDITYQLRQQH, from the coding sequence TTGAAAGTACATTTTATTGGAATTGGTGGAATAGGGCTTAGTGCCATAGCAAGATTTTTAAATTTTAGTGGTCATAGCGTAAGTGGTAGTGATATGAAAGAGTCACTTATAACAAAAAAGTTAGTAAATGAAGGGATTAAAGTAACCGTTCCACATAATAGTGATACAATAGATAATCAAGATATTGTAATATATAGTGCAGCAGTAAAGCAAAATAATTGTGAACTACAAGCTGCAAGAGAAAAAGAGTTAAAAATTTTATCTAGAAAAGAGGCATTACCTTTAATTCTTAGCCATAGTAAAAACTATTGTGTCGCAGGTGCTCATGGAAAAAGTACAACTACAGCCATACTTACAGCTATATTACAAAGTAGTGCATTAATAGGTGCAGAATCAAAAGAGTTTGATTCAAATTTTAGATTTGTAAGTGAAGATTTGGTAAGTTTTGAAGCTGATGAAAGTGATGGGAGTTTTTTAAATTCAAATCCTTATTGTGCAATTGTAACCAATGCTGAGCCTGAACATATGGAATTTTATAAGTATGATTTGGAAAAGTTTTATGGTGCATATGAGAGTTTTTTAAAATTAGCAAAAATAAGGGTTATTAATGCTGAGGATGAATTTTTAAGTGGTTTAGATCTTGATGCAATAAGACTATATCCATCAAAAGATATTAAAAACTTATCATTTATGCTAAGAAAAGATGAACCATATACAAAATTTGAGCTAAAAGACTTAGGTGAATTTGAAGTTTATGGATTTGGATTTCATATTGCTCTTGATGCATCATTGGCAATATTGGCTGCACTTAATGAAGTTAGTTTGCCAACCATAAAACAAAATATCAAAAAATACAAAGGAATCAAAAAAAGATTTGATGTATTACAAAAATGTGACCATTTTATACTAATAGATGACTATGCTCATCACCCAACGGAAGTAGAAGCAACTATAAAGTCTGTCACTATGTATCAAGAATTAAGTGGTATAAAAGAGTCTATTGCTATATGGCAACCACATAAATATAGCAGAACTATAAGTAATTTGGAACACTTTAGAAGATGTTTTAGTGGCATAGATAAACTTATCATTTTACCAGTGTATAGTGCTGGTGAGGAAAAACAAGAGATAGATTTTAAATCAGAGTTTAGTTTTTATAATCCTATATTTGCAACACATATAAAAACAGATAACTGTAAAGTAGAAGTATATAATAATGATGTTATTATCGAAACACTTACACATGGTATTATCACAGGCTTTGGAGCTGGTGATATAACATATCAGCTAAGACAACAACATTAA
- a CDS encoding ATP-binding cassette domain-containing protein, with product MIPVLDIQNLTFGYNKSNLIYKDFSLSLNKGDVVSIVGASGSGKSTLFELVTNNLKPLSGSIKKKKTATIYQDPYTSFHPTYSIISQIKDVVSQEAIDTKLDFYLDKLMVDDSLLYKKPHQLSGGQLQRCSILRALLFEPELLLADEPTSALDNITTLEVMKLLISFLDKFAILLITHDNDLAKWCSDKIIEIGSENG from the coding sequence ATGATACCAGTTCTTGATATACAAAATCTTACATTTGGATACAATAAATCTAACCTTATATACAAAGATTTCTCTCTTAGTTTAAACAAAGGAGATGTAGTATCAATAGTAGGAGCAAGTGGAAGTGGTAAAAGCACACTTTTTGAATTGGTTACAAATAATCTAAAGCCACTTAGTGGATCTATAAAAAAGAAAAAAACAGCCACTATTTACCAAGATCCCTATACAAGCTTCCATCCAACATATAGTATAATAAGCCAAATAAAAGATGTTGTTTCACAAGAAGCAATTGATACAAAATTAGATTTTTACTTAGACAAACTTATGGTTGATGACTCTTTGCTTTACAAAAAACCGCATCAACTCTCAGGTGGACAACTGCAAAGATGTTCTATATTAAGAGCACTTCTTTTTGAGCCAGAACTGCTTCTTGCAGATGAGCCAACTAGTGCACTAGATAATATTACTACTTTGGAAGTTATGAAGTTATTAATCTCATTTTTGGATAAATTTGCTATACTTTTAATAACACATGATAATGATCTTGCAAAATGGTGCAGTGACAAAATAATAGAGATAGGAAGTGAAAATGGATAG
- the hemH gene encoding ferrochelatase, translating to MDRALVLLNMGGPRNKEEFEMFLRNMFNDPNILTIKNDFLRSIIASLIVMSRKNSAWENYLAIGGSSPINKLTEKIVEKLSYSMGNYYVTWAMRYTPPFASQAVKEIEAKGIKDIVLLPMYPQYSTTTTKSSVEDFMAACEGKDFNITVIDRFYKNEFVNLSIVYSIRDTLLEQKSSEYHLIFSAHGLPQKIVDNGDPYQKEIQEHVQILSEVLDYCKIPFKSISLAYQSKIGPMKWLTPSLEDKLKEYKGEKVLIYPISFTVDNSETVFELAIEYKEKAHEIGIIDYKVCKCENDSQRFCEALEELVRGYK from the coding sequence ATGGATAGAGCTTTAGTACTTTTAAATATGGGTGGTCCAAGAAATAAAGAGGAATTTGAGATGTTTTTAAGAAATATGTTTAATGACCCAAACATATTAACAATAAAAAATGACTTTTTAAGATCAATAATAGCATCCCTTATTGTAATGAGCAGAAAAAACTCTGCTTGGGAAAATTATTTAGCTATTGGTGGAAGTTCACCTATCAATAAACTTACAGAAAAAATAGTTGAAAAACTTTCATACTCTATGGGTAATTATTATGTTACATGGGCTATGAGATATACTCCACCATTTGCATCTCAAGCTGTAAAAGAGATTGAAGCAAAAGGGATTAAAGATATTGTATTACTTCCTATGTATCCACAATATTCAACAACTACAACAAAATCAAGTGTTGAGGATTTTATGGCTGCTTGTGAGGGTAAGGATTTTAATATCACGGTAATTGATAGATTTTACAAAAATGAATTTGTAAATTTAAGTATCGTTTATAGTATACGAGATACTTTACTTGAACAAAAAAGTTCTGAATACCATCTAATATTTTCAGCCCATGGTCTACCACAAAAAATAGTTGATAATGGAGACCCATATCAAAAAGAGATACAAGAACATGTACAAATCTTATCTGAAGTTTTAGATTATTGCAAAATCCCATTTAAGTCAATATCTTTAGCATATCAGTCAAAAATTGGACCTATGAAATGGCTTACTCCATCATTAGAGGATAAACTAAAAGAGTATAAAGGGGAAAAAGTCCTGATTTATCCTATTAGTTTTACGGTAGATAATAGTGAAACAGTTTTTGAACTTGCAATAGAATACAAAGAAAAAGCCCACGAAATTGGGATAATTGACTATAAAGTTTGCAAATGTGAAAATGATTCACAAAGATTTTGTGAAGCATTGGAGGAACTTGTAAGGGGGTATAAGTAA
- a CDS encoding ATP-binding protein, producing the protein MLNRSIKPILQTALKISPVVLLKGARQVGKSTLALGYSQNYFVLDDISVRVNAKEDSNLFIDTLPKPVCIDEIQKLPQLLESIKLYVDKNRQNGDFFITGSANILDLKNTKDTLAGRIIELTLYPFSQKEKKGKEKENIIDMLFDREFKVEHINTQDVINDIISGSYPIMQTLDTPLEKKLWFSSYVSTYIERDARDLAEIRDIDSFFRFVNIIASRSTGLLNKSDLSKEVGVRSETIDNYITILEQTFQITLLRAYYENIGKQFVKSPKLFLNDSGIMCYFLKITNESEFLNSMYKGAIFENFIFNELQKHISFAKNETNIYHYHTNDKKEIDFILQSGEKIVAIEVKSSSSIDKSAFKHIIDFKNKSNKQILGIVFYLGDKILYFDEDLVALPVGFFY; encoded by the coding sequence ATGTTAAATAGAAGTATAAAACCAATTTTGCAAACTGCACTAAAAATTTCTCCTGTTGTTTTGCTAAAGGGTGCTAGACAAGTTGGTAAATCAACTTTAGCTCTTGGCTATAGCCAAAACTACTTTGTACTTGATGATATAAGTGTAAGGGTCAATGCCAAGGAAGATTCAAATCTTTTTATAGATACACTTCCTAAGCCAGTATGCATAGATGAAATACAAAAACTTCCACAACTTCTTGAATCCATAAAGCTTTATGTTGATAAGAACAGACAAAATGGGGATTTTTTTATAACTGGTAGTGCCAATATACTTGATTTAAAAAATACAAAAGATACACTAGCAGGAAGAATTATAGAACTTACTCTTTATCCTTTTAGCCAAAAAGAGAAAAAAGGTAAAGAGAAAGAAAATATCATAGATATGCTTTTTGATAGAGAATTTAAAGTAGAACACATAAATACACAAGATGTCATAAATGATATAATAAGCGGTTCATATCCTATAATGCAAACTCTTGACACACCACTTGAAAAAAAACTATGGTTTTCATCATATGTGAGTACTTATATAGAAAGAGATGCTAGAGATTTGGCTGAGATTCGTGATATTGATAGCTTTTTTAGATTTGTAAATATTATTGCCTCTCGTTCAACTGGACTTCTTAATAAATCTGATTTATCAAAAGAAGTTGGTGTACGAAGTGAAACTATAGATAACTACATCACTATACTAGAACAAACTTTTCAAATAACACTTTTAAGAGCTTATTATGAAAATATCGGAAAACAATTTGTAAAATCACCAAAACTATTTTTAAATGATAGTGGAATAATGTGCTATTTTCTAAAAATTACAAATGAAAGTGAATTTCTAAATTCTATGTATAAGGGTGCTATTTTTGAGAATTTTATATTTAATGAACTCCAAAAACATATCTCTTTTGCAAAAAATGAAACAAATATATATCATTACCATACAAATGACAAAAAAGAGATAGATTTTATACTACAAAGTGGAGAAAAAATAGTAGCAATAGAAGTTAAATCATCATCTTCCATAGATAAAAGTGCATTTAAACACATAATAGATTTCAAAAATAAGTCAAACAAACAAATACTAGGAATTGTATTTTATCTTGGTGATAAAATATTGTATTTTGATGAAGATTTGGTTGCTTTGCCAGTTGGGTTTTTTTATTAA
- a CDS encoding succinyldiaminopimelate transaminase, which yields MKFEKYPFEKLTELLEGIVPNSEYSPSSLTIGEPQFDTPFFIQEALKNSTNLLNKYPKSAGEDSLKDAMIKFNHERFGVELKKSEIIPTFGTREVLFNLPQYLLFDKKEPVMAYTNPFYQIYEGAAIASRAKVYHLDLTPQNDFKPQINDEMLKECDLVILNFPNNPTSATLELDELVIWVKKALEFDFVLINDECYSELYFDESNKPVSILNASIKAGNTSFKNIIALNSISKRSSAPGLRSGFVCGDEKILKGYMQYRTYIGCAVPLPIQEASKVAWNDMEHVKYFQETYKENFLIAQDILGISMPKATFYIWLEVGDELEFTKELYRQKNVKVLPGSFLGRNGIGKGYIRIALVEDAKKTKEVLTRIADFKKDW from the coding sequence ATGAAGTTTGAAAAGTATCCGTTTGAAAAATTGACAGAGTTACTAGAAGGGATTGTGCCAAATAGTGAGTATAGTCCTAGTAGTTTGACTATTGGGGAGCCTCAGTTTGATACACCTTTTTTTATACAAGAAGCTTTGAAAAATAGTACAAATTTATTAAACAAATATCCAAAAAGTGCTGGTGAAGATAGTTTAAAAGATGCTATGATAAAGTTTAATCATGAGAGATTTGGTGTTGAGCTTAAAAAATCAGAGATAATACCTACTTTTGGGACTAGAGAAGTTTTATTTAATTTGCCTCAATACCTTCTTTTTGATAAAAAAGAGCCTGTGATGGCTTATACAAATCCATTTTATCAGATATACGAAGGTGCAGCCATTGCTAGTCGTGCAAAAGTATATCATCTTGATTTGACACCTCAAAATGACTTTAAACCTCAAATTAATGATGAAATGTTAAAAGAGTGCGATTTGGTTATATTAAACTTTCCAAACAATCCAACTTCTGCTACTTTAGAGCTTGATGAGCTAGTAATTTGGGTCAAAAAAGCATTGGAATTTGATTTTGTTTTGATAAATGATGAGTGTTATAGTGAGTTATATTTTGATGAGTCAAACAAGCCAGTGAGTATATTAAACGCTTCTATAAAAGCTGGAAATACATCGTTTAAAAATATCATAGCCCTAAATTCTATATCCAAAAGAAGCTCTGCTCCAGGGCTTAGAAGTGGGTTTGTTTGTGGTGATGAAAAGATACTAAAAGGGTATATGCAATATCGTACATATATAGGGTGTGCCGTACCTCTTCCTATACAAGAAGCTTCAAAAGTAGCTTGGAATGATATGGAACATGTGAAATATTTTCAAGAAACTTATAAAGAAAATTTTTTGATAGCACAAGATATTTTGGGTATCTCAATGCCAAAGGCAACTTTTTATATATGGCTTGAGGTTGGAGATGAATTGGAGTTTACAAAAGAGCTTTATAGACAAAAAAATGTAAAAGTATTACCAGGAAGTTTTCTTGGAAGAAATGGGATAGGAAAAGGGTATATAAGAATAGCTCTTGTAGAAGATGCTAAGAAGACAAAAGAAGTGCTTACAAGAATAGCTGATTTTAAAAAAGATTGGTAA
- the tgt gene encoding tRNA guanosine(34) transglycosylase Tgt, with amino-acid sequence MEFKIDKTDHNARACTIKTAHSTIQTPVFMPVGTAGIVKALDSNDMLSLGAEIILGNTYHLYLRPGDELVKKFGGLHGFSKFPKSFLTDSGGFQAFSLSDISKADKNGIMFKSHIDGSKHYFTPQKVLDIQYNLNSDIMMILDDLVALPNTKERIKLSIERTTQWAKEAIEYHKSQQDKGIGVDQNIFAIIQGGIDKEFRKMSAEALCAMEDYDGFAIGGLSVGELNNEMYDTVEWTTSFMPTHKPRYLMGVGTPTDLIENIHRGVDMFDCVMPTRNARNGTLFTSFGKVNIKSAAYKEDSLPIDPACDCYTCRNYSRAYLNHLFRSREISYFRLATLHNLHYYLTLMKDARNAILEGRWLEFRADFYAKRVD; translated from the coding sequence ATGGAATTTAAAATAGACAAAACTGATCATAATGCAAGAGCATGTACAATAAAAACTGCCCATTCCACAATACAAACTCCAGTATTTATGCCAGTTGGCACAGCTGGTATTGTAAAAGCTCTTGATAGTAATGATATGTTATCTTTAGGAGCTGAGATAATACTTGGCAATACATATCATTTATACCTTCGCCCTGGAGATGAACTAGTCAAAAAATTCGGTGGACTTCACGGATTTAGTAAATTCCCAAAAAGTTTTCTAACTGATAGTGGAGGATTTCAAGCATTTAGTCTAAGTGATATTAGTAAAGCTGACAAAAATGGTATTATGTTCAAAAGCCATATAGATGGGAGCAAACACTACTTTACACCTCAAAAAGTTCTTGATATTCAATACAATCTAAATAGCGATATTATGATGATATTAGATGATTTAGTTGCATTACCAAATACTAAAGAGAGAATAAAACTAAGTATCGAAAGAACAACCCAGTGGGCAAAAGAGGCAATAGAATATCATAAATCCCAACAAGATAAGGGAATTGGGGTAGATCAAAATATTTTTGCTATTATCCAAGGCGGTATCGATAAAGAGTTTAGAAAAATGTCGGCTGAAGCTCTTTGTGCTATGGAAGATTACGACGGATTTGCAATAGGTGGGCTTAGTGTCGGTGAGCTAAACAATGAAATGTACGATACGGTAGAGTGGACTACTTCATTTATGCCTACACATAAACCAAGATATCTTATGGGTGTAGGTACTCCGACGGATTTAATAGAAAATATCCATAGAGGTGTAGATATGTTTGATTGTGTTATGCCTACAAGAAATGCAAGAAACGGTACACTTTTTACATCGTTTGGAAAAGTAAATATAAAATCTGCTGCGTATAAAGAAGATTCTTTACCTATAGACCCTGCTTGTGATTGTTATACTTGCCGTAATTATTCAAGAGCATATTTAAACCATCTATTTAGATCAAGGGAAATTTCATATTTTAGACTGGCAACTCTACACAACCTACATTATTATCTTACACTTATGAAAGATGCGAGAAATGCTATACTTGAAGGGCGTTGGCTTGAATTTAGAGCAGATTTTTATGCCAAAAGGGTTGATTAA
- the rplS gene encoding 50S ribosomal protein L19, translating into MKNRIIESFEAAQLASKTVPFFKAGDTVRLGVEIKEGNKTRVQAFEGVVIGKHGNGVDATFTIRKIGANSVGVERIFPLYSDSLKEITLLRSGKVRRAKLNYLRSRTGKAAKIQELRK; encoded by the coding sequence ATGAAAAATAGAATTATCGAGAGCTTTGAAGCAGCACAACTTGCTTCTAAAACCGTTCCTTTCTTTAAAGCTGGTGATACAGTAAGACTTGGTGTTGAAATCAAAGAAGGTAACAAAACTAGGGTTCAAGCATTTGAAGGTGTGGTAATTGGCAAACACGGAAATGGTGTTGATGCTACATTTACTATTAGAAAAATTGGAGCTAATAGTGTTGGAGTTGAAAGAATATTCCCATTATATAGTGACTCTTTAAAAGAAATTACATTACTAAGAAGTGGTAAAGTAAGAAGAGCTAAACTAAACTACCTAAGAAGTAGAACAGGAAAAGCTGCAAAAATTCAAGAGTTAAGAAAATAA
- the amrA gene encoding AmmeMemoRadiSam system protein A, translating into MKNFLLDIAKKAIESEFDKSIIIDSKSLIEQYPILDKPCATFVTLTLNGHLRGCIGSLIAHRTLLNDLVHNARSAAFEDPRFEPLSYDEFKIVDVEVSLLTEPVEIKYSDTYDLKSKVQKGVDGIIIKDGGYQATFLPQVWESLPTFEAFFQALCQKAGLSGNCLDIKPQIFKYNVEKIS; encoded by the coding sequence ATGAAAAATTTTCTTTTAGATATAGCAAAAAAAGCTATTGAAAGTGAGTTTGACAAGAGTATTATAATAGATAGTAAAAGTTTAATAGAGCAATACCCTATTTTAGATAAACCTTGTGCAACATTTGTTACACTTACTCTAAATGGACATTTAAGGGGTTGTATAGGCTCACTTATTGCTCATCGTACACTTTTAAATGATCTTGTACATAATGCTCGCTCAGCAGCATTTGAAGACCCTAGATTTGAGCCATTATCATATGATGAATTTAAAATAGTTGATGTAGAGGTATCTCTTTTGACAGAGCCTGTTGAAATAAAATATAGTGATACTTATGATTTAAAATCAAAAGTACAAAAAGGTGTAGATGGAATTATTATAAAAGATGGTGGTTATCAAGCAACATTTTTGCCTCAAGTATGGGAGAGTTTACCAACATTTGAAGCTTTTTTTCAAGCCTTATGCCAAAAAGCAGGTCTTAGTGGCAATTGCTTAGATATTAAACCTCAAATCTTCAAGTACAATGTGGAGAAAATTAGCTAA